The following proteins are encoded in a genomic region of Flammeovirga pectinis:
- a CDS encoding BrxA/BrxB family bacilliredoxin has product MYPEHLTTPMKMELTDNGFADLKTAAQVEEAVAQSGTTLLVINSVCGCAAGTCRPGVLHAVATSPKKPTHLTTVFAGVDPEAVAKARELMLPYPPSSPSIALFKDGELVHFVERHHIEGRSAEMIAEHLVAVFDEYVD; this is encoded by the coding sequence ATGTATCCTGAACATTTAACTACTCCAATGAAAATGGAGTTAACAGACAATGGCTTTGCAGATTTAAAAACTGCTGCTCAAGTAGAAGAAGCTGTTGCTCAATCTGGCACTACTCTTTTAGTAATTAATTCTGTTTGCGGTTGTGCTGCTGGTACTTGTCGCCCAGGTGTTCTTCACGCTGTAGCTACATCTCCAAAAAAGCCTACGCATTTAACAACAGTTTTTGCAGGTGTAGACCCAGAAGCAGTTGCTAAAGCAAGAGAATTAATGTTACCTTATCCTCCTTCATCACCATCAATTGCTTTGTTCAAAGATGGCGAATTGGTTCACTTTGTAGAAAGACACCATATCGAAGGACGTTCTGCTGAAATGATTGCTGAACATTTAGTAGCTGTATTTGACGAATACGTAGACTAA
- a CDS encoding iron-sulfur cluster assembly protein — protein sequence MTEENKETSQPVSTEALKEKVVEAIKTVYDPEIPVDVFELGLIYDINIIPPLNKVHILMTLTTPSCPSAEQIPGEIQLAAKEVEGVTDVEIELTFEPPYTTDMMSDEAKLELGFM from the coding sequence ATGACTGAAGAAAATAAAGAAACAAGCCAACCTGTAAGCACAGAAGCTTTAAAAGAAAAGGTTGTTGAAGCTATAAAAACAGTTTACGATCCAGAGATACCTGTAGATGTATTCGAGCTAGGTTTAATTTATGACATTAATATAATTCCTCCTTTAAATAAGGTACACATATTAATGACTTTAACTACACCTTCTTGTCCTTCTGCAGAACAAATTCCTGGTGAAATTCAGTTAGCAGCAAAAGAAGTTGAGGGTGTTACAGATGTAGAAATTGAACTTACATTCGAACCTCCTTACACAACAGATATGATGTCTGATGAAGCAAAGTTAGAACTTGGCTTCATGTAA
- a CDS encoding SufE family protein gives MTVAIKNIEEVQNEIIDDFDLLDGDRESTIFYIMELGQELPKLDEQYMIDENLIKGCQSKVWLTTDFQEGRVIYSADSNTDITKGLISLLIRVLNNRTPQEIINADLFFFEKIGMNGVIGSQRSNGFASMIKQMKFYALAYSAKS, from the coding sequence ATGACAGTTGCAATAAAAAATATAGAAGAAGTTCAAAACGAAATTATTGATGATTTCGATTTACTAGATGGTGATAGAGAATCTACAATTTTCTACATTATGGAACTAGGACAAGAGTTACCTAAACTAGACGAACAATATATGATTGATGAAAACCTAATTAAAGGTTGTCAGTCTAAAGTTTGGTTAACTACAGATTTCCAAGAAGGACGAGTAATTTATTCTGCAGATAGTAATACTGATATTACTAAAGGTCTTATCAGTTTATTAATTCGTGTTTTAAATAACCGTACTCCTCAAGAAATCATAAATGCTGATTTATTCTTTTTCGAAAAAATCGGAATGAACGGTGTAATTGGTTCTCAAAGATCCAACGGATTTGCTTCAATGATTAAGCAAATGAAATTTTATGCTCTTGCTTACAGCGCTAAAAGCTAA
- a CDS encoding OmpA family protein yields MKNYPIINLIFLLLLCYNVSAQNKQTTGKVKKQLKEAETYLKLEEYHFVEEEMMDAVKIAPSDSLCQYYLGIAVFNSPTKNRVDALSHFELTYEKDNNFRQINYWLGKNYQLLHEFKKAEAFYEKEKALFTSLSEDQLKEKKKFPGYVDYSIAELDRYIDQCKRGYSFMAEVDDKLLLNLSLANTYLPDITPIITVDGQRLYFTSHRQDISSHHELDPHDQLPYQDVFYMDRREDGFWGTPKEFKEINTDEHDAAIALSSDGKQLFLYRSVGASTNNPGDIYEVHNNNGTWTEPQPVSAPINSGAMETHMSMSSDGNVIIFTSNREGEGSQGMQDLYIIRKLPNGEWAMPQNMGNKINTSLNEESPYIHPNGKTLYFSSQGHNSIGGYDVFRVDIDLKSGTLGELEQLKYPVNSASDDLFYVMSSDGSESYFSSVREEGMGGYDIYCVKNNEHNRRKVLFLTTQVNTSDHRKVKATVKLINIKTQEVEKEEVILSQDGKIEWMHRCAGDYGIEITAEDYMFKSDRIDFDTFKEPTVTLDITYDLQRFDLNKSEPLFNVYFDDSEINMSTSRSELNAFKEFTDKYPDYSFEIVGHSDFDDSKSKLVQEFESKTKTMETLEALSTLGMSSENLVSENIGYGSKFPLYIASSFTHWKNNRMEYIIRPKGYKKIVSRASDCSAVSYDQASYDFVNDHESVLASLLSELKQCAYLELVVTHDGTQDGLDRANEILKYFEDNGINREQLSTKIKVGSNATVNLRYIQDQVAEDGYVNYDPNHDNEEVASATTKSTEDLAFESRIENLTIQFPFGSESFDAKENEILKEIKDYLILNSNKSLQITGHTDSTGPEVYNDYLGLQRAKSIAFFFKDIENPNRITVKSKGEMEPIASNATREGRYENRRIQFKFNVK; encoded by the coding sequence ATGAAAAACTACCCAATCATTAATTTGATTTTTTTACTACTACTATGTTACAACGTAAGTGCTCAAAATAAACAGACTACAGGTAAAGTAAAAAAGCAATTAAAAGAAGCTGAAACGTACTTAAAATTAGAAGAATATCATTTTGTAGAAGAAGAAATGATGGACGCTGTTAAAATTGCTCCCTCAGATTCTTTGTGTCAATATTATTTAGGTATTGCAGTGTTTAATTCACCTACTAAAAATAGAGTAGATGCATTATCACACTTTGAACTTACCTACGAAAAAGATAATAATTTTAGACAAATCAATTACTGGCTAGGTAAAAATTACCAGTTATTACATGAGTTCAAGAAAGCTGAAGCTTTTTATGAAAAAGAAAAGGCTCTTTTTACAAGTTTATCAGAAGATCAACTGAAAGAAAAGAAAAAGTTCCCTGGCTATGTAGATTATAGTATTGCTGAACTTGATAGATATATTGACCAGTGTAAAAGAGGCTATAGTTTTATGGCAGAAGTAGATGATAAACTTTTACTTAATCTGTCTTTAGCAAATACATACCTTCCAGATATTACACCAATTATTACTGTTGATGGACAGCGTTTGTATTTTACTTCTCACCGTCAAGATATTTCAAGTCACCATGAATTAGACCCTCATGATCAACTTCCATATCAAGATGTATTTTATATGGATAGGAGAGAAGATGGTTTTTGGGGTACTCCAAAAGAATTTAAAGAAATTAATACAGATGAACACGATGCTGCAATTGCATTATCATCTGATGGTAAACAATTATTTCTTTATAGGAGTGTTGGTGCTAGTACTAATAACCCTGGTGATATCTACGAAGTTCATAATAATAATGGTACTTGGACAGAACCTCAACCTGTTTCTGCACCAATAAACTCAGGTGCTATGGAAACGCATATGAGTATGTCTAGTGATGGGAATGTGATAATTTTCACTAGTAACAGAGAAGGAGAAGGTTCTCAAGGAATGCAAGATTTATATATCATTAGAAAGCTTCCTAATGGAGAATGGGCTATGCCTCAGAATATGGGAAATAAGATTAATACTTCTTTAAATGAAGAGTCACCTTATATCCATCCAAATGGTAAAACTCTATATTTTAGCTCTCAAGGACATAATAGTATTGGAGGTTATGATGTTTTTAGAGTTGACATTGATTTAAAATCAGGTACTCTAGGAGAATTAGAACAACTGAAATATCCTGTAAACTCTGCTAGTGATGACTTATTTTATGTAATGTCATCGGATGGTTCTGAATCTTATTTTTCTTCTGTTAGAGAAGAAGGAATGGGTGGCTATGATATTTATTGTGTGAAAAATAATGAACACAATAGACGTAAGGTTTTATTCTTAACGACTCAAGTGAACACTTCTGATCATAGAAAGGTAAAAGCGACTGTAAAGCTTATTAATATTAAGACACAAGAAGTTGAGAAGGAAGAAGTAATTCTATCTCAAGATGGTAAAATTGAATGGATGCACCGTTGTGCAGGAGATTATGGAATTGAAATAACTGCTGAAGATTATATGTTTAAATCTGATCGGATAGATTTTGATACATTTAAAGAGCCAACTGTAACTTTAGATATTACTTATGATCTTCAGAGATTTGACCTTAATAAATCAGAGCCACTCTTTAATGTTTATTTTGATGATTCTGAAATTAATATGTCAACTTCTAGATCTGAATTAAATGCATTTAAAGAGTTTACTGATAAATATCCAGATTATAGCTTTGAAATCGTAGGTCATTCAGACTTTGATGACTCTAAAAGCAAGTTAGTTCAAGAGTTTGAATCAAAAACAAAGACAATGGAAACTTTAGAAGCATTGTCTACATTAGGAATGTCTTCAGAAAATCTTGTTAGTGAAAATATTGGTTATGGATCTAAATTTCCACTTTATATAGCCTCTTCTTTTACACATTGGAAAAATAATAGAATGGAATATATTATTCGTCCAAAGGGATATAAGAAGATAGTATCAAGGGCTTCAGATTGTAGTGCAGTATCTTACGATCAGGCATCTTATGATTTTGTAAATGATCATGAAAGTGTTTTAGCATCATTATTATCGGAATTAAAACAATGTGCATATTTAGAATTGGTTGTAACGCATGATGGAACTCAAGATGGGTTGGATAGAGCGAATGAAATTCTAAAATACTTTGAAGATAATGGGATTAATAGAGAGCAGCTTTCTACAAAAATTAAAGTAGGTAGCAATGCAACTGTTAATCTTAGGTACATCCAAGATCAAGTTGCAGAAGATGGATATGTAAATTATGATCCTAACCACGATAATGAAGAAGTTGCATCAGCAACTACAAAATCTACAGAAGATTTAGCTTTTGAATCAAGAATTGAAAATCTAACTATTCAGTTTCCTTTTGGATCAGAATCATTTGATGCAAAAGAAAATGAAATCTTAAAAGAGATCAAAGATTACTTAATTTTAAACTCGAATAAGTCATTACAGATTACAGGGCATACAGATAGTACAGGTCCGGAAGTATATAATGATTACTTAGGTTTACAACGTGCTAAATCTATTGCATTCTTTTTTAAAGATATTGAAAATCCTAATCGAATTACAGTGAAAAGTAAAGGAGAAATGGAACCTATTGCTTCTAATGCAACTAGAGAAGGAAGGTATGAAAATAGAAGAATTCAGTTTAAATTTAATGTGAAATAA
- a CDS encoding ABC transporter permease, translated as MNIFKFAWKNLWHKPMSTVLNLVLFAFGVSIISALLLTQDYFSSTLKKNQAGIGMVIGAKGSPLQLILCAIYQVDTPTGNISLKDASRLKKHPLVAKAIPQSLGDSFKGHRIVGTTHEYVDLYKGKLAEGKLWGEHTPLEVTIGAAAAKKLNLKIGDDFHSSHGMSEGGHDHEDEHFKIVGILKPTGTVIDQLLLTSLESIWDVHKHSSKSKANYGNLSDKKEDTLDKQITTMLIKFRNPMGAITLPRMVNEQTSMQAALPSYETARLLSLVENAITALQYLAIAIIIVSGLSIFISLYNSLKERKYELAYLRSLGTPQSYIFGLLLIEGLLCSLLGFSIGISISHLSIFIAANQVDTLTTLNIGGTTFVTGEIYLFAGTLIVGFVASIVPAIQAAKTNISQALSE; from the coding sequence ATGAACATCTTTAAGTTTGCTTGGAAAAACCTTTGGCACAAGCCAATGAGTACTGTATTAAACCTTGTACTTTTTGCTTTTGGAGTGAGTATTATATCTGCTTTATTACTAACTCAAGATTATTTCTCGAGTACATTAAAGAAAAATCAAGCAGGTATAGGCATGGTTATAGGTGCAAAAGGAAGCCCACTACAGCTTATCCTTTGTGCCATTTATCAAGTAGATACTCCTACCGGAAATATCTCTTTAAAAGATGCTAGTAGATTAAAAAAACATCCTCTTGTTGCTAAAGCCATACCACAGTCTTTAGGTGATAGTTTTAAAGGGCATAGAATTGTAGGTACAACCCATGAGTATGTAGATCTTTATAAAGGTAAATTAGCAGAAGGTAAATTATGGGGAGAACATACTCCTTTAGAAGTTACTATTGGAGCTGCTGCTGCAAAAAAACTGAATTTAAAAATTGGAGATGATTTCCATAGTTCTCATGGTATGAGTGAAGGAGGACACGATCATGAAGATGAACATTTTAAAATTGTTGGTATTTTAAAACCTACTGGAACTGTTATCGACCAATTACTATTAACTAGTTTAGAATCAATTTGGGATGTTCATAAACATTCAAGCAAGAGTAAAGCAAATTATGGTAACCTTTCTGATAAAAAAGAAGATACTCTTGATAAGCAAATTACAACAATGCTAATTAAATTTAGAAACCCAATGGGTGCTATTACACTCCCAAGAATGGTGAATGAGCAAACATCTATGCAAGCAGCTCTTCCTTCTTATGAAACCGCAAGACTATTATCTTTAGTGGAAAATGCTATTACTGCTTTACAATATTTAGCGATCGCAATAATTATTGTTTCTGGTTTGAGCATTTTTATTTCACTTTATAACTCATTAAAAGAACGTAAATATGAACTTGCGTACCTTAGATCTTTAGGTACTCCTCAATCTTATATTTTTGGATTATTATTGATAGAAGGTTTATTGTGCTCATTACTAGGATTTAGTATCGGTATTAGTATAAGTCATTTAAGTATCTTCATAGCTGCTAATCAAGTGGATACTTTGACAACATTAAATATTGGAGGAACTACCTTTGTTACAGGTGAAATCTATTTATTTGCAGGAACACTAATTGTTGGTTTCGTAGCATCAATAGTTCCAGCAATTCAAGCAGCAAAAACAAATATCTCTCAAGCTTTATCAGAATAA
- a CDS encoding aminotransferase class V-fold PLP-dependent enzyme, producing MIDVEQLRKEFPILSTEVNGHPLTYFDNGATNQKPKVVIDALEEYYKGYNSNVHRGAHTLADKATGAFEETRTLLQKFINAAKSEEIIFTSGTTEGINLVAQTYGKTNLSKGDEILVSTMEHHSNIVPWQLIAAEKGATVRPIPISDKGEIIFEEFEKMLSDKVKIVSVVHASNALGTVNPVEKIIERAHAFGAKVLIDGAQSAAHLPIDVQELDCDFFVSSAHKMFGPTGMGFLYGKEAILNDMPPYMGGGEMIKEVSFDGTSFNTLPYKFEAGTPNIADTIAFGKAIEFINKWGKEEMAAHEAAILKYATEKLKKEVPTAKIIGEAENKVCVLSFIIENIHNYDVGMMLDARGIAVRTGHHCTQPLMARYGLEGTIRASFSAYNTFEEVDRFIEGLVRIVKMFG from the coding sequence ATGATTGACGTTGAACAACTTCGTAAAGAATTTCCCATCCTAAGTACTGAGGTAAACGGCCACCCATTAACCTATTTTGATAATGGTGCAACAAACCAAAAACCAAAAGTAGTTATTGATGCATTAGAGGAATATTATAAAGGATATAACTCTAATGTACACAGAGGAGCACATACTTTAGCAGATAAGGCTACCGGAGCATTTGAAGAAACTAGAACGTTACTTCAAAAGTTTATTAACGCAGCTAAGTCTGAGGAGATTATTTTTACAAGTGGTACAACTGAAGGAATCAATTTAGTAGCTCAAACTTATGGAAAGACAAACCTTTCTAAAGGAGATGAGATATTAGTTTCTACAATGGAACATCATTCTAATATTGTTCCTTGGCAATTAATTGCTGCAGAAAAAGGAGCTACAGTAAGACCTATTCCAATTTCTGATAAAGGTGAAATTATCTTTGAAGAATTTGAAAAAATGCTTTCTGATAAAGTGAAGATTGTTTCTGTTGTTCATGCTTCTAATGCTTTAGGAACAGTTAATCCTGTAGAAAAAATTATTGAAAGAGCACACGCATTTGGTGCTAAAGTACTGATTGACGGAGCGCAATCTGCAGCTCATTTACCTATAGATGTTCAAGAACTTGATTGTGATTTCTTTGTATCATCTGCTCATAAAATGTTTGGGCCTACAGGAATGGGTTTCTTATATGGAAAAGAAGCCATTTTGAATGATATGCCTCCGTATATGGGAGGTGGTGAAATGATTAAGGAAGTTTCTTTTGATGGCACTTCTTTCAATACATTGCCTTATAAATTTGAAGCGGGAACACCAAATATAGCAGATACTATTGCATTTGGTAAAGCTATTGAATTCATCAATAAGTGGGGCAAGGAAGAGATGGCTGCACATGAAGCTGCAATCCTTAAATATGCTACAGAAAAACTAAAAAAAGAAGTTCCTACTGCTAAAATAATTGGTGAAGCAGAAAACAAAGTTTGTGTTTTATCATTTATAATTGAGAATATTCATAACTATGATGTCGGTATGATGCTAGATGCTCGCGGTATTGCAGTAAGAACAGGACATCATTGTACACAGCCTCTTATGGCAAGATATGGCTTAGAAGGAACAATTAGAGCTTCTTTCTCTGCTTACAATACATTCGAAGAAGTGGATCGTTTTATAGAAGGGTTGGTACGTATTGTAAAAATGTTTGGTTAA
- a CDS encoding MerC domain-containing protein, with protein MIKRLQGKITQYADQIGFTGSLFCLIHCILTSGVIVVSSAMSHVHESHNHAHQIDVWGILDLSMIAISGIAVWFASRKTHTSSLKVGMWISYMVYAVTMLIKYVGYEPTWLAVTSYVASLLLIACHLINLRQASHCSSKVCTI; from the coding sequence ATGATTAAAAGGCTTCAAGGTAAAATAACACAATACGCAGATCAGATTGGATTTACAGGATCATTATTCTGTTTAATTCATTGTATCTTAACATCTGGTGTTATTGTCGTGAGTTCAGCAATGTCTCATGTTCATGAAAGTCACAATCATGCTCACCAAATTGACGTCTGGGGGATATTAGATCTTTCTATGATTGCAATTAGTGGAATTGCAGTTTGGTTTGCCAGTAGAAAAACACATACATCTAGTTTAAAAGTTGGTATGTGGATTTCTTATATGGTTTATGCAGTTACAATGTTAATTAAATATGTGGGTTACGAACCTACTTGGTTAGCGGTAACATCTTATGTAGCTTCTTTATTACTAATTGCTTGTCATTTGATTAATCTCAGACAAGCTAGCCATTGTTCGAGTAAAGTTTGTACTATTTAA